From the Actinomycetota bacterium genome, one window contains:
- the pyrR gene encoding bifunctional pyr operon transcriptional regulator/uracil phosphoribosyltransferase PyrR — protein MVFKEKTTVMNMNGIQRALIRIAHEILERNKGARNLALVGIRSRGVHLARRLAQKIGEIENMTPPVGVLDITFYRDDIGTHPQPRVSSTQIHFDVTGRDIVLVDDVLYTGRSVRAAMDAIFDFGRPASIQLAVMIDRGHRELPIRPDYVGKNIPTSRKERVQVNLKEEDGLDTVVIGEVS, from the coding sequence ATGGTCTTTAAGGAGAAAACCACCGTAATGAATATGAATGGCATTCAAAGGGCTCTCATAAGGATCGCACATGAGATTTTGGAAAGGAATAAGGGCGCTAGGAATTTGGCACTCGTAGGGATTCGGAGCAGGGGAGTCCATTTAGCCCGAAGGTTGGCCCAAAAAATAGGCGAGATAGAAAATATGACTCCTCCCGTGGGAGTGTTGGATATCACATTTTATCGAGACGATATAGGCACTCATCCACAACCCAGGGTTTCCTCCACGCAGATACATTTCGACGTCACCGGTAGGGATATCGTGTTAGTAGATGATGTCTTATACACCGGGAGAAGTGTAAGGGCAGCTATGGATGCCATTTTTGACTTCGGTCGACCAGCAAGCATTCAGCTTGCTGTGATGATCGATAGAGGACACAGAGAGCTTCCCATCCGGCCCGATTATGTGGGGAAAAATATACCAACTTCTCGTAAGGAACGAGTACAGGTGAATTTAAAGGAGGAGGATGGCCTTGATACCGTGGTCATTGGGGAGGTTTCTTAA
- a CDS encoding CarD family transcriptional regulator, with the protein MHRIGDKVYYPYFGIGTVQDIIVGDFQGHEQEYYVIDISPEEMKVMIPIERAESVGLRRVISSRDVPKVLRILEERNHLCSKDKDYYKWYANCLEKIESSNILEVAEAVADFLGKRNRKNLSLRERELLKRGLYLLSTEIAWAKKIKKSRAKRLILESWKKMHSSRSPKY; encoded by the coding sequence GTGCATCGTATCGGGGATAAGGTATACTACCCTTATTTCGGCATTGGAACAGTTCAAGATATTATAGTGGGGGATTTTCAAGGACATGAACAGGAATATTACGTAATAGATATATCCCCCGAGGAAATGAAGGTAATGATCCCCATTGAGCGCGCGGAGAGTGTGGGATTAAGGAGGGTTATTTCATCACGAGATGTCCCCAAGGTTCTTCGCATCCTGGAGGAAAGAAATCATCTATGCTCCAAGGATAAGGACTATTACAAATGGTATGCTAATTGCCTTGAAAAGATAGAGAGTTCAAATATACTCGAAGTTGCCGAAGCCGTGGCTGATTTCTTGGGTAAAAGAAATAGAAAAAATTTAAGTTTGAGGGAACGAGAACTCCTTAAAAGAGGACTTTACCTGTTGAGTACCGAGATAGCTTGGGCTAAAAAAATTAAAAAGAGCAGGGCAAAAAGATTGATACTTGAATCTTGGAAGAAAATGCACAGTTCACGTAGCCCAAAGTACTAA
- a CDS encoding PD-(D/E)XK nuclease family protein — translation MLKHRSCERNLRLSFSSIAVYQNCPLSYKFQFIDKLPTKKTPLRSFGSSVHAALAHFYNVPIPKPPTLDELLKLLSKVWEPEGYKDRSEESIYFEHAREILTNFYYTNVKDFRIPAALEHKFQIELDGEGLEKFTLSGVIDRMDKLPEGGYEIIDYKTSRRLPPRSKVESDLQLSIYHLAAQKIWGIEPEKLTLYFLIPNEKISTSRTREDVEETKDIMRQVVKAIKLGEFEPRENTLCPWCDFQAHCPLRKHKFLKGDGGSLRVCSPSRGMQEAAIEVEKVVDEYAELKRKLKEINLKLDELQEIIHDYCEKHGLSRLYSDKVAISRKPRLIQSYNIDKLRKVLEPLGLWERILRVDGRALKELLNSDDIKEEVKGLIESAKEVEDITYALYVREIQREPDWSMIDRS, via the coding sequence GTGCTGAAGCATAGGTCATGTGAACGAAACTTAAGACTTAGCTTTTCTTCCATCGCGGTCTATCAAAACTGCCCCCTTTCCTATAAGTTTCAGTTCATTGACAAACTTCCCACTAAGAAGACTCCTCTTCGGAGCTTCGGTAGCAGTGTTCACGCCGCTTTAGCTCATTTTTACAATGTGCCCATTCCTAAACCACCCACACTAGATGAACTCCTAAAGCTTCTGTCAAAGGTATGGGAACCGGAAGGATACAAGGACCGAAGCGAGGAATCCATCTATTTCGAGCACGCCAGGGAAATATTGACAAATTTCTATTACACCAACGTCAAAGATTTTCGTATTCCAGCGGCGCTAGAGCATAAATTCCAAATAGAGTTAGATGGCGAAGGCTTAGAGAAATTCACTCTGAGTGGTGTCATTGACAGGATGGACAAACTCCCCGAGGGAGGCTACGAAATAATCGACTATAAGACGAGCCGAAGGCTTCCCCCTCGCTCAAAGGTCGAAAGCGATCTACAACTTTCAATTTACCACCTGGCAGCTCAAAAAATTTGGGGAATCGAACCGGAAAAATTGACTCTATATTTTCTCATCCCCAATGAGAAAATAAGCACCAGTAGAACGCGGGAGGATGTTGAAGAAACCAAGGATATCATGAGACAAGTTGTTAAGGCTATTAAGTTGGGTGAGTTTGAACCGAGGGAAAATACTCTCTGTCCCTGGTGTGATTTTCAAGCCCATTGTCCTCTCCGTAAGCACAAATTTTTAAAGGGAGACGGAGGCTCCCTACGGGTCTGTAGCCCATCCAGGGGGATGCAGGAAGCCGCCATCGAGGTCGAAAAAGTCGTGGATGAATATGCGGAGCTTAAAAGGAAATTAAAGGAGATCAATTTGAAATTAGATGAGCTACAGGAAATCATCCATGATTATTGCGAAAAACATGGTCTTTCCCGTCTTTATTCGGATAAGGTGGCAATCTCACGCAAACCAAGGCTCATTCAAAGCTATAACATTGACAAATTAAGGAAGGTTTTAGAGCCCTTAGGGCTTTGGGAACGCATCTTAAGGGTAGACGGGAGAGCCCTTAAAGAACTATTAAATAGCGATGATATAAAGGAAGAAGTCAAGGGATTAATTGAAAGTGCCAAAGAGGTTGAGGATATAACGTACGCTCTCTATGTTAGAGAAATTCAAAGGGAGCCGGATTGGTCGATGATTGATAGATCATAG
- a CDS encoding diacylglycerol kinase family lipid kinase, whose product MKLALIVNPLAGQGRTEKALPQVKRKLKEVFNLQVYRTQRVGDGIPIAKKALNQDSQILVAMGGDGTVSEVVNGIIGSKAILGVIPCGTTNVFAAEMGIPFNLFKACEVILSGSTRKIDIGKACPVVPRSKKRRVNDRHFVLMAGVGFDAQIVQEVDPEVKRMLKDLAYILTGIKTLFTYKPTLMEIELDGEKKEKGYFVVVGNARCYAGRYFSITTQASIEDGWLDICIFKKGDIASFVRYITGVLLRKHLAYSDVYYRRAKRIQIIAPVSTLVQADGELIGQTPMHFTILPHAVSVITP is encoded by the coding sequence TTGAAACTGGCATTAATCGTTAATCCCTTAGCGGGGCAAGGAAGAACAGAGAAAGCTTTGCCACAAGTGAAAAGAAAACTCAAAGAGGTATTTAATCTGCAAGTTTATCGTACTCAGAGGGTTGGAGATGGTATCCCCATAGCTAAAAAGGCTTTAAATCAAGATTCTCAAATATTAGTGGCGATGGGCGGTGATGGAACGGTTTCCGAAGTGGTCAATGGAATTATTGGTTCAAAAGCCATTTTGGGTGTGATTCCCTGCGGTACAACAAATGTATTCGCTGCAGAGATGGGTATACCCTTTAACCTTTTTAAGGCTTGCGAAGTCATTTTAAGCGGTTCAACCAGGAAAATCGATATTGGGAAAGCTTGCCCGGTTGTGCCCCGAAGCAAAAAGAGGCGAGTTAATGATCGTCACTTTGTACTCATGGCTGGAGTAGGATTTGACGCTCAGATTGTGCAGGAAGTTGACCCCGAAGTCAAAAGGATGCTCAAGGATTTAGCCTATATTCTAACTGGTATAAAGACTCTCTTCACTTATAAGCCCACTTTGATGGAAATCGAGCTCGATGGAGAGAAAAAGGAGAAGGGTTACTTTGTGGTTGTCGGCAATGCCAGGTGTTATGCTGGACGCTATTTCAGCATCACAACTCAGGCGAGCATTGAAGATGGATGGTTGGATATCTGCATCTTCAAAAAAGGGGATATCGCAAGCTTCGTTCGGTACATCACGGGAGTTTTATTGAGAAAGCATCTCGCGTATTCAGATGTTTACTATAGGAGAGCCAAGCGAATCCAAATTATTGCACCAGTATCAACACTGGTTCAAGCCGATGGGGAACTCATAGGGCAAACTCCAATGCACTTCACGATATTGCCCCATGCCGTATCAGTAATCACTCCCTAA
- a CDS encoding RluA family pseudouridine synthase: MPDEKREVYKIVVKASDVGQRLDAFLAKRRKIPSRSFAQNLISQGLVQVNGKIMTKHHRLKKGETISLTIPSPEEPKILPELIPLNIIYEDEDIIVLSKPAGMVVHPAYGHTTGTLVNALLAHTKDLSGIGGVKRPGIVHRLDKDTSGLMVVAKNDMAHLSLAKQVKKRKLRRIYLALVHGTFDIDSGTIEAPIGRSPHLRKKMMVISAGRHAVTNFKVKERFKDYTLLEVDIQTGRTHQIRVHMSYIKHPVVGDPEYGYRKARKELGLNRQFLHAHRLQFTHPGTEKSISFEDKLPEDLNKVLTLLRSGDHL; this comes from the coding sequence ATGCCTGATGAGAAAAGGGAAGTTTACAAAATAGTGGTCAAAGCCAGTGACGTGGGGCAACGCCTCGATGCCTTTCTCGCTAAAAGGCGCAAAATCCCATCCCGTTCATTTGCCCAAAATTTGATCTCTCAAGGTTTAGTTCAGGTTAATGGTAAAATCATGACCAAACACCATCGCTTAAAAAAAGGAGAGACGATTTCACTTACGATTCCCTCTCCCGAGGAACCCAAGATTTTACCCGAGCTCATACCCCTGAACATCATTTACGAAGACGAGGACATAATTGTACTTTCTAAACCAGCGGGTATGGTAGTTCATCCAGCCTATGGGCATACCACGGGGACTCTAGTGAATGCTCTTTTGGCTCATACCAAGGATCTCTCCGGAATCGGTGGAGTCAAACGCCCAGGGATTGTACATCGACTCGATAAGGATACTTCCGGACTCATGGTAGTGGCCAAAAATGACATGGCCCATTTGAGTTTGGCGAAGCAGGTTAAAAAAAGGAAACTACGAAGAATATATTTGGCTTTGGTGCACGGAACCTTCGATATTGATTCCGGAACAATTGAAGCTCCCATCGGTCGGAGCCCTCACCTGCGGAAGAAAATGATGGTCATCAGCGCCGGTCGACATGCCGTGACCAACTTTAAGGTCAAAGAGAGATTTAAAGATTATACCCTCTTGGAGGTTGATATACAAACGGGAAGGACTCATCAAATCCGGGTTCACATGTCCTATATTAAACATCCGGTAGTTGGAGATCCGGAGTATGGCTATCGAAAGGCTAGAAAAGAATTGGGTTTAAATCGACAATTTTTACATGCCCATCGTTTGCAGTTTACCCATCCCGGAACGGAAAAGAGTATATCCTTCGAAGATAAACTCCCAGAGGATCTAAACAAAGTGCTAACTCTTTTACGCAGCGGTGACCATTTATAA
- the lgt gene encoding prolipoprotein diacylglyceryl transferase has translation MYPILFRIGPITIKSYGFMLALAFVVGILLARREARRRELNPDLVFDLVPYAAIGGIVGARLFYVIGHLREFLTKPLRIFAIWEGGLVFYGGLAGGTLAVILFIWLRELPLWEIGDMIAPCLALGYAIGRIGCFFNGCCYGRPTNLSWGVNFFDVPRHPTQIYSSLYSLIIFGILWSLRAKVARPGILFWLYVLMYSAARFGVEFLRESPRAALGLTASQFTSIGICVLASVALATGYFSRRKLS, from the coding sequence ATGTATCCAATTTTATTCCGCATAGGACCAATAACCATTAAATCTTATGGATTCATGCTCGCTCTTGCCTTCGTAGTGGGTATACTTTTGGCACGCCGGGAAGCGAGGCGTAGAGAGCTAAACCCCGATCTTGTCTTCGATCTGGTCCCTTACGCGGCTATTGGTGGAATAGTGGGAGCCAGACTCTTCTATGTGATCGGCCATTTAAGGGAATTTTTGACGAAGCCTTTGAGAATTTTTGCCATATGGGAGGGAGGATTGGTTTTCTACGGGGGACTCGCCGGCGGCACCCTCGCTGTAATCCTCTTTATTTGGTTGAGAGAGCTTCCCCTTTGGGAGATTGGGGATATGATTGCACCGTGTCTTGCCCTGGGATATGCCATCGGCCGTATTGGATGTTTTTTTAATGGATGTTGTTATGGTCGCCCAACTAATCTTTCCTGGGGAGTGAACTTTTTTGACGTCCCACGCCATCCCACACAAATTTACAGTTCCCTTTATAGCTTGATTATCTTTGGCATTTTATGGTCTTTGAGAGCTAAGGTAGCTCGTCCTGGAATTCTTTTCTGGCTATACGTGCTCATGTATTCTGCAGCGCGTTTTGGCGTAGAGTTTTTGAGGGAGAGTCCAAGGGCAGCTTTGGGGCTCACAGCTTCTCAATTCACCAGCATTGGAATCTGCGTCTTAGCCTCGGTCGCTTTAGCAACTGGTTACTTCTCCCGCAGAAAATTGTCATGA
- the lspA gene encoding signal peptidase II, with translation MIFLIIAGVVIILDQLTKSLVRQILSPGQSIHIINGIFHITYVNNPGAAFGLLPNHHFFLLLVTFIVIVFIFFYYGRIRPREMLMQVALGMELGGAVGNFIDRTAYGLVTDFLDFRIWPVFNVADSAIVIGLILLVLTLLLGKRQKRASSFE, from the coding sequence TTGATTTTTCTGATCATTGCAGGGGTTGTAATTATACTGGATCAGTTGACAAAGAGCCTTGTGCGTCAAATCCTTTCTCCTGGACAATCAATCCATATCATAAATGGTATTTTTCATATCACATATGTTAACAATCCTGGTGCCGCCTTTGGTCTTCTACCCAATCATCATTTCTTTCTTCTCCTGGTGACATTTATTGTCATTGTATTCATATTTTTTTATTATGGTCGCATCCGACCGCGAGAAATGCTCATGCAGGTGGCCTTGGGTATGGAATTGGGAGGTGCCGTAGGGAATTTCATCGATCGCACGGCTTACGGTTTGGTCACAGATTTTCTAGATTTTCGCATTTGGCCCGTATTTAATGTAGCCGATTCGGCTATCGTGATTGGTCTCATTCTCTTGGTTCTGACTTTGCTGTTGGGAAAAAGACAAAAACGGGCATCAAGTTTCGAGTAA
- a CDS encoding TraR/DksA C4-type zinc finger protein, translating to MDQKRLAYFKKILLKEKSRLERELKAIDTGILGQSQSELFGENSYEDHFADSATATFERERDLSLERNIKDILQRVNMALAKIEKGTYGICASCGKEIDMARLKALPYADLCITCKKKEEESW from the coding sequence GTGGATCAAAAAAGGCTAGCTTATTTCAAGAAAATATTATTGAAGGAAAAATCTCGCTTGGAGCGTGAGCTCAAGGCAATCGATACTGGTATATTAGGTCAGTCTCAATCTGAACTTTTCGGGGAAAATTCCTATGAAGACCACTTCGCTGATAGTGCTACAGCTACTTTTGAGCGAGAAAGAGATCTTTCCCTAGAAAGGAATATTAAGGATATCCTCCAGAGAGTAAATATGGCCTTGGCAAAGATTGAAAAGGGAACTTATGGCATTTGCGCCTCTTGTGGCAAGGAGATAGACATGGCTCGTCTGAAAGCCCTCCCTTATGCCGATTTATGTATTACCTGCAAGAAGAAGGAAGAGGAAAGTTGGTAA